Below is a window of Parafrankia irregularis DNA.
CGATCTGGGGCTGGCCGCGCTCGGCTGCGGCTGACCCGACCAGGCCCGACTGACCCGACTGGGCCGCCGGTCGGTCGGTCGGCCGGCGCGGTCCGGCGGCGCGATCAGTCGATGACGAGGATCTCGCCGAGCGGGCGCCGTGGGGTCAGCGTGGAGGCGGCGGCATCGCGGCGGGGATAGCCCACCCGCAGGATCATCTGGATGTGCCCGGCGATGCTCAGCATCCGTTCGATGACCGAGCGGTAGCCGTCGCTGTCCACCGGCTGCCCCAGTGGCGAGGCCGCGGCACCGGCGGCGGTGACGGTGAGCAGGACCCGGGCCAGCGCCTGGCCGGCACGCAGCCGGTCCTCGGTCTGGTCCGCGTCCGTGCCGAGCACGATGACCGTCGGGTTCTCGGTGGGTGGCGGCCCGCCCGCCGTTCCCGCCGCGTCCGCGGTACCCGTTGTGTCGAAGTCGCGCAGGGGGAAGTCACTGGCACGGAAGGGATGGTGGGTGGCGGCGACGTCCGTGGGCACGCCGTCGCCCGCCGGGCCGTCGGCGCGTCGCCACGTGGCCAGCTCGGCGCGGTAGGCGGGGTCGGTCTGCTCGGCCCAGTCCGCCCGCGCGGCCACCACCGCGGCGCCGAGCCGCTGGTCGGAGTGGGCCAGTGGCATGAGCCACGCGCCCTCCGCCTCGGCGGCGCGGCGCAGCTGCTCCAGCAGGACCGGCTCGAGGGGCTGGTCGGCGAACGGCCGGCGGTCGGTGTGGCGCGCGCCGGCGGCGGAGAACAGCAGCCGGTCGGCGTCCGTAGGCGCATGCCGCCCGCGGACGTCCAGCGTGGCGAGCACCAGGTCGTCGCGCAGCGCCGGCTCCGGGCCGGGCCGGCCGGCGGAACCGGGCAACAGCTCCAC
It encodes the following:
- a CDS encoding Acg family FMN-binding oxidoreductase, with the translated sequence MESGTAGIGREVAVEVVTTASLAPSIHNTQPWRWRLAAGRLALAPDVGRRLPVLDPDGRQLVVSCGAALLHARLACRVLGLEPEVELLPGSAGRPGPEPALRDDLVLATLDVRGRHAPTDADRLLFSAAGARHTDRRPFADQPLEPVLLEQLRRAAEAEGAWLMPLAHSDQRLGAAVVAARADWAEQTDPAYRAELATWRRADGPAGDGVPTDVAATHHPFRASDFPLRDFDTTGTADAAGTAGGPPPTENPTVIVLGTDADQTEDRLRAGQALARVLLTVTAAGAAASPLGQPVDSDGYRSVIERMLSIAGHIQMILRVGYPRRDAAASTLTPRRPLGEILVID